GAGCCGCACCGGCGAAGCGTTCGTGGACGGCGAGCGCACTGCTTTGGCCGGCATCGGCGCGAGTATCTCTGCCAAACTCAAGAATGCGCCCAACCAGCCGGTGTTGATCGAGGGGGACACGCGTGCCGAATACGGCAAGATTGTCGCGGTGATGGACATGGTGCGGCAGGCGGGCATCCAAAACGTGGGGTTGATTCTGGAGCCGCTGGCCGCCAAGAATAGATAGCATCGATCCGGAAATCAAGTGACCGCCCAGGCGCCTGGCCCTGAAGCGTGCACAAGTCAGATGTAATACTCGCTTTTGCTCATGATGAAGCGCCCGGGCGGTGGGGTTTTTGGGACGGACACTGGAGAGTAACTGTCCGAAGATGTTCCAACCTCGACTGAGCCGAGTTTTCTCAAACTTCGAGTCTTATGGAAACTGCGAGGATTTTGATGCAACGGCCAAGCCGTAGCCGGAACATGCATGAGTTGGGGAGTGCTCCAACCTCGGCTGAGCCGAGTTTTCTCAAACTTCGAGTCTTGTGGAAACTGCGAAGATTTTGATGTAACGGCCAAGCCGTAGCCGGAACATGCTTGAGTTGGGGAGTGCTCCAACCTCGGCTGAGCCGAGGTTTCTCAAACTTCGAGTCTTGTGGAAACTGCGAAGATTTTGATGTAACGGCCAAGCCGTTGCCGGAACATTTTGGGTGAAAGCACCCCAGCTCTGCGGGCAGAAAACACATGCGAACATTCGAAAAAAAAGCCGCCCTCCTTTCCGTGACCGGGCACGCAGTGTTGCTGCTGGCCATTTTTCTGCTCGGCTTCTCAAGGCCGGCGCCACGCGGCTATCCCCGTGTGCTGACCGCCACCTTCGTGGAACGCAGCTCCGCAGCGACCGAGCCGCGGTCAGCAGCCGCGCCGCGCGCCGTGATCAATCCCCGCCCGGAACCGGCCGTGACCAAAGAAGTGCCGAGCAAGATCGCCGTTCCCAGGAAAACGGAACCCCGAAAACCGGCCACCAAACCGGAGGAGACGCCAAAGCCGCAAACACCCGCGAAAGCCCCAACGATTTCGCGGGAGCCTTCGACCAGCAGCGGCGCTGCCCCAGCCAGCGGTGGTCAAGAGGGTCCGGTAGTCAGTGGCGTCGCCAAACTCGATGTGCCGGATTTTGCCTTTCCGCACTACATCGCGTTGCTGCAATTGCGCATCGAAAGCCATTGGCGTCCACCCTATGGCGGCAGTGGCCAGTTTCTCGCCACCGTGCATTTTGTGATTGCGAAATCAGGCCGCGTCATCTCGAGCGAATTGGAAAAATCCTCCGGCAATTTTGCTTTTGATCAAGCGGCCTTGCGCGCGGTGCAAACCGCCAGCCCTCTGCCGCAACTCCCGGAAGGCTCCGGCCTGGAAACGCTGGGCGTTCATTTTGATTTTGTCGCGAATTGGTAACTCACTGTTGCTTGCCAGAATCATGACGCTGGAATCTCGCCTGCCTGTTTGTGTCCGTTCGACTCGTCGCCGTGCAATTGCTGCCGGCCGCCGGCGCACGACTCACCCCCTCGTGTTGCTGGCCGGAATGATCGGCCTGCTTGCTCTGCTGCCTTGCCGTGTTGTCGCCCAGTCGGAAGTCTACCTGCGCGTGGAAACCAACACTTTCGCGCGCATTCCGGTGGAATTGAAGGAGTGCCGGCCGTTGCAGCAGGCCAGCCCGAAAGACGCCACGCGCGTACTCGATGTTCTCGACAACGATTTGTGGATGTCGAGCGTCATTGCTTCCTTCCGCAGCGATGAAGCGCCAGCCGGCGACTCGCCCTGGCTGGAAATTGCCAGCCGCGGCCCCGCGCAGCCGTTTCGCCTGGAAGTGCATCCGCGGCTGACGCAGCAAAATGATCGCGTCAAGCTGGAAGCGGATTTGATCGACAGCAACTCGCGCCGGCCGCTGGCGCAGAAGAGCTATCAAGGTTGCCGCGACAACCTGCGCCTGCTGGTGCACAGCCTTGCCGATGACATCGTCAACCTGCTCACCGGCGAAAACGGTATTGCCAAAAGCCGCATTGCCTTCACCGCCAAAGTCGGCGAAAGCAAGGAGATTTTTGTGATGGATTTTGACGGCACCAACGTGCGGCAGTTCACCGGTTTCGGCAACCTCAACTTGACGCCGGCCTGGTCCACGGACGCGCGGCTGCTGGCGTTGACGTCTTACCGGCAGGACAATCCCGACCTCGTGCTGGTCGACGGTGTGACGGGACGGACGGTGCGCGCCTTTACCCAAACCGGTTTGCAAACCGCGCCGGTGTGGTCGCCGGATGGCAGCTTGATTGCCTTTGCCTCGACGCACGAGGGCAATTCTGAAATCTATGTGATGAATGCCGAGGGCAAGCGTCTGCGCCGGCTGACGCATCATCCCGGTGTCGATTCCTCGCCGACGTGGTCGCCCACCGGCCGTGAGCTGGCTTTCACCTCCGACCGGTTGGGTACGCCGCAGATTTTCATCATGGATGCCGAGGGCAGCAACGTCCGCCGCCTGACTTACGTCGGTGATTACAACGACTCGCCGGCCTGGTCTCCCAAGGGGGATAAGGTCGCCTTTGTATCGCGTTTGAACAGCCGGTTCAACATCGCCACCATCGAGGTGACCGGGGAGAATCTCACCCAACTCACCGCGGAGGCCGGCAGCAATGAAGACCCGGCCTGGTCGCCGGATGGTTATCGCATCGTGTTCAGTTCCACGCGCAGCGGCGGCAGCGACATTTACAGCATGGAGTGGAACGGGCAAAATGTGCGGCGCCTCACCCACAAGGGAACCTGCACCAGCCCGGCGTGGTCAAACAATTCCCGGCCCGATCTCAACAGCGCGTGCCGGGATTGACTCTCAGGTTTTAGGAAAAGAGAAACCGTCGTCTGCGTTCGAGCGCATTGAGACTTTTAGAGAGAGACTAGTCGTCAACGTCAAAACTGCAAGGAGGTTTGCATGTTGTCTCGTTCGAGCAAGTTCGGCTGGCCGCCGCTATTGTCACTGGTTCTGTTGTTGCTTGTGTCCGTGGGTTACCTGGGTTGCGGCGGCGGCAAGCAGATCGTGCAACAAACCGAAGCGGCACCGCCAGAACCGGTGCGCGAGGAGCCACCGCCACCGCCGCCCGCCCGGCAGCCGGCGGTGGAACGTGAGGAAGCGCCGGCGCCCCGTCCCCTGATGCTGGCCAATGTCAATTTCGATTACGACAAATACGATCTCACTGCCAGCGCCCGCGACGTTTTGGCGGGGCATGCCCGTGCCCTGCGCGAGCGGCCCGAGCTCAACGTGCGCATCGCCGGGCATTGTGACGAACGCGGCACCATCGAGTACAACCTGGCCTTGGGTGAAAAGCGCGCCAACGCAGTGAAAGACTACCTCGTTTCTCTGGGCGTCGAACGCTCGCGGCTGAGCACGATCAGCTACGGCAAGGAACGGCCGCTGGATGCCCGCAGCAATGAAGAAGCCTGGGCCAAGAATCGGCGCGCGGAATTCGTGATTCAGAATCAATAGCCGGCGCCCGCCGCTCCCGGCCGCAGCGTGCTTGGCGCGGCTTCGGCCCGGGATTGCGGCAGCCACCTTCGCGTTACGCATTGCCATGGGTGACCAGAATATGCGAAACCTCAAGCTTTTTCTCTCGGCAGGCGCGTGCCTGGCGTTGAGCGCCTGCCTCACGCCGAGCCAAATGCGGCGCATGGAGTCGGACAATGCCTCGTTGCGCGCCCAGGTGGATTCCCTGCGCCTGCACGTGCAGCGCCTGCGCACCGCGGCGGCCAAGGCCGAAATGGCCGGCGGCAGAGCCGATGAATCGTTCCTGCGTCTGCGTGCGGACAACGAGCTTCGTCTCAATCAGTTCGCCGATCAGATTCGCATTCTCAGCGACCGGGTTGACGATCTCGACAATCGGCTGGCCAGCATGCCGAGCAAGCTGCGCTTGATGAGCGACAAGGCGGCTGCCACGCCATCGACGCCGGCGGCCACGGCCACAGAAACTCCCGCCGCGACGGCAATCCCCGAAAACGCTGAGGCCGCGCAAAAGCTCTACGATACCGCGTATCAGGACCTGGTGCGCGGCCAGATCGATCTCGCGCGGGAAGGCTTTCTGGAATTTCTGCGCAAGTATCCGCAAAGCACGCTGGCGGATAATGCGCAGTATTGGATCGGCGAGAGCTACTACACCCAGAAAAACTATGCCCGCGCCGCCGCCGAGTTTGCGGAAGTACCGGACAAATATCCCACCAGCGACAAACTGGCTGCCGCAATGCTGAAACGTGCCTACGCGCTGTTGGGATTGAATCGCAACGCCGAAGCCAGAACTTTGCTCGAACATGTCATCAAAAAATTCCCGCGCTCCGCGGAAGCGGAATTGGCGCGCGTCAAATTGCAGGAGTGAATCACGGCGCCCGGCAGCCAGCACCGCCGCCGGCGCCCGGATTTTCCATGCGGCATGAACCCGCAGCGAGGGAGTGCCTCACCATGCCCCGATTCGAACGCCACATTTTCATTTGCACCAACGAGCGGCCGCCGGACCACCCCAAAGGCTGTTGTGCCGCCAAAGGTTCGCTGGCGCTGGCAGAAAAATTCAAAGAAGAGCTGCACAAACGCGGGCTGAAGGGCCGCATGCGCGCGAACAAGGCCGGCTGCCTGGACTTGTGCGAGTCCGGGCCGACCGTGGTGGTTTATCCCGAAGGCGTGTGGTATCAAAAAGTGACGCTGCAGGATGTCAGCGAAATCATCGACTCGCATTTGCTCGGCGGCAAAATTGTCGAGCGGCTGCGCGTGCCGGAAACCTAGGAGAAAAAGCCGGCAGCGCCGCCGGCTGGTTGGCTCTGCAAAGCAAGAACGTTTTCTGCGGGTTTTTCGATTTGCAGAGAAATCCACGATTTCAGTTTTTGTTCTCGCCAGCGTGCTGTCCCTCCCTTGCTCATCCGGCCCCGGCATTGCCCGACACCGGCGGTAACCAATTCCCACCTTCAAGACGCGAAGCCACTGGCGCCTCTTTCAGCGCGTCGCCCACAGTGCTTAACCCGCGCATCCCGTCGCGCGCGCATCCCTCCGTTCACCTCCAGAACCATCCCTTGGGATAGTAGAAATCTCGCGTGAAATCGTTTACATTGCGGCCACCAAAATGAGGCAACCGCAAGTGACAGTGAGCATGATGCGCCGTTTCGAATTTTCGTTGCACTTGATCGCCGTCCTGCTGCCGGTGGCTGCACTGCTGCGCGCACAAACTGCCGCAGTTCCGGTCTGGCAGGAAGCCGGCGTTCCCTATCTGCAAAACTTCAGCCCGCAGGAATACCAGGCAACACCGCAGAACTGGTGCCTGGCGCAGGATGAAAACGGCGTGATCTATGCCGGCAATTATGGCGTGTTGATCTACGACGGCGTCTCCTGGGAGCGCATTCCCATCAACGACACGGCGGTGCGCTCGCTGGCAATTGCGCCGGGACGCATCTACCTCGGCGCGCAACGCGAGCTGGGCTATCTCGCGGCAGATGCCATCGGCCGGCTGCGCTACGTTTCCTTGCGCGACAGCATTCCCGCGGAGCACCGCGATTTTCAAGACGTATGGCGCACGCTGGTGATTGGCGATGATGTCTATTTTCAGACCTTCGATTCTCTGCTGCGTTGGCGCAACGGTCGCATGAAAGTCTGGCGGCCCAAAGATCGCTTTCATCTTGCCTTTGCCGTGCAGGATACCCTGTTCGTGCGCGTGCCCGGCGAAGGGTTGATGAAGCTGGAAACCGATTCGCTGCGCCTGGTTGGCGGCGGTGAAATGTTTGCCAACCGGCCGCTTCTCACCATGCTGCCGCTCGAACCCGGAAAGGCCTTGCTCGGCACCCTGGCGCACGGCTTGTTTGTGTATGACGGTCGTACGATTACGCCCTTTCCCACCGCGGCGGAAACCTTCTTGCGTGAGCAGCAACTCTATCACGCCACCGTTTTGCCGGAGGGCTTCATTGCACTGGCCACGCTGCGCGGCGGCGTGGCAATCATCGACCGCCAGGGCAATCTCTGCCAGGTGGTGAACAAGGCCGCGGGCTTGCGCGATGATCGCGTCCATTTTGTTCACGCGGACCGGCGCGGCGGGCTGTGGTTGGCGTTGAACAATGGCCTCGCTCACGTGGAAGTGCCCAGTCCGTTTTCACGCTTTGCCGCCAGCGCAAATTTGGCAAGCACAGTCGAACACCTGCTGCGGCATGCCGGCAGCCTTTATGCCGCCACGCATCGCGGGGTGTTGCACTTGCTGCCTACTGACGTGGCTGCGACTGCTGTGTCGGTCGCGCCGCGTTTTGCCGAAGTGCCGGGCATTGCAACGCATTCCTGGTATTTGTTGGACGCCGGCGAGGATCTGCTGGCGGCCACCGATGACGGCGTCTACCAAATCCAACCGGGCCGTGCCACCTTGCTCAACACCAAATGGTCAGGCGCCACCTGCCTGTGGCGATCGCAGCAGGACAGCTCGCTGGTTTGGGTCGGTTTGTATGAAGGCCTTGCCGCCTTGCGCCGCAGCGCCGGACAATGGCATGATCTCGGCCGGCTGCAAGGCATCGACGAGATGATTGTCAGCATCACGGCAACCAGCGAGGACGAGTTGTGGCTGGGCACGCAATTCGAAGGCGTGTTGCGCGTCGACCTGCATGAGGCCACCGCCGCGTTGCAGTCCGGAGCCTTGCAGGCACCGGTGACTCGTTATGGTGAGGCGCACGGCCTGCCCAACACCCGCATCAGCGCGGCGCGCATTGCCGGCCGAATCTTGTTTGCCACGCAAAAAGGGCTGCGCTGCTTCGAGGCAGAGGCACAGCGGTTCCTGCCGGATTCCACTTTCGGCGCTGCCTTTGCGGATACCTCTTGCTGGATTTTTCGCATGCAGGAAGATGCCAACGCCGCGGTTTGGCTCATCGCCGGTCGCGGGAAGCAGGCCCTGAACGGCCGCGCGTTTCCGCAAGCCGATGGCTCTTATCGCTGGCAGGAGCAACCGTTCGCGCGCTTGCATGATCTGGGCGATGTGTTCAGCATCTATCCCGAGGCGGACGGCACGGTTTGGTTTGGCGGAGCCGAAGGCGTCGCGCGCTATGCGCCGCAGATCGCGGTCACCGCCGCCGGCGACTTCCCTGCTTTGATTCGCCGCGTTTCCACGATTTCACCGCAGGCTGATTCGATTTTCTTCCACGGCGGCCGGCCGCCGGATTATCCGCCGAGGTTGGATTACCCTCTCAACTCGCTGCGCTTTGATTGTGCCGCCGCCAGCTTCGAAGCCGGCGCCGTCAATCAATTTCAGTTCCTGCTCGAAGGCTTCGATCGGGCCTGGTCGAACTGGACCAGCGATACGAAAAAAGATTACACCGGCCTGCGCGAGGGCGATTACGTGTTTCGGGTGCGCGCTCGCAATCTCTACGGCCAGGAAAGCCGGGAAGCGCGCTTTGCCTTCACCGTGCTGCCGCCCTGGTACCGGAGCTGGTGGGCCTATGGTGGCTACCTGGCGTTGTTGGCCGCCGGCGTCTTCGTGGTGGATCGCACCCAGCGTGCGCGCCTGATCAGAAAAGAGCAGCAAAAGGCAGCACTGCGCGAAGCGGAAATCACCCTGCAAAAAAACCTCGAGCTGCACCAGAAGAACGAGCAATTGCAGCATGTGCTGCAGGATCTGCAGCAGGCACAAAACCATCTCAGCCGCTCGGAATCGCGCTTTCGCTCGGTTGCCGAGTCGGCCAACGATGCCATCATCACTACCGACCGCACCGGCAAGATCATGTACTGGAACCGCCGCGCCCAGACGATCTTCGGCTATTCCGAGAGCGAGGCGCTGGGCCAGTCGCTGGCGATGCTGATGCCCGAGCGCTATCGCGCGCAGCATCACCGGGGCATGCAACGGTTCTTCACCACCGGCGCGCGCAATATCATCGGCCGCGTGGTGGAAATGCACGCCATTCGCAAGGACGGCAGGGAGTTTCCCATCGAGCTGTCGGTTGCCGCCTGGCAAACCGACGAA
The window above is part of the bacterium genome. Proteins encoded here:
- a CDS encoding biopolymer transporter ExbD — protein: MRNSKTKIVSDINVTSLLDIAFVLLIVFIIAAPFMRSGVKVDLPGTIAPQPQPPRAIVVTVSRTGEAFVDGERTALAGIGASISAKLKNAPNQPVLIEGDTRAEYGKIVAVMDMVRQAGIQNVGLILEPLAAKNR
- a CDS encoding TonB family protein, giving the protein MRTFEKKAALLSVTGHAVLLLAIFLLGFSRPAPRGYPRVLTATFVERSSAATEPRSAAAPRAVINPRPEPAVTKEVPSKIAVPRKTEPRKPATKPEETPKPQTPAKAPTISREPSTSSGAAPASGGQEGPVVSGVAKLDVPDFAFPHYIALLQLRIESHWRPPYGGSGQFLATVHFVIAKSGRVISSELEKSSGNFAFDQAALRAVQTASPLPQLPEGSGLETLGVHFDFVANW
- the pal gene encoding peptidoglycan-associated lipoprotein Pal, producing MLSRSSKFGWPPLLSLVLLLLVSVGYLGCGGGKQIVQQTEAAPPEPVREEPPPPPPARQPAVEREEAPAPRPLMLANVNFDYDKYDLTASARDVLAGHARALRERPELNVRIAGHCDERGTIEYNLALGEKRANAVKDYLVSLGVERSRLSTISYGKERPLDARSNEEAWAKNRRAEFVIQNQ
- a CDS encoding (2Fe-2S) ferredoxin domain-containing protein; translated protein: MPRFERHIFICTNERPPDHPKGCCAAKGSLALAEKFKEELHKRGLKGRMRANKAGCLDLCESGPTVVVYPEGVWYQKVTLQDVSEIIDSHLLGGKIVERLRVPET
- the ybgF gene encoding tol-pal system protein YbgF — protein: MRNLKLFLSAGACLALSACLTPSQMRRMESDNASLRAQVDSLRLHVQRLRTAAAKAEMAGGRADESFLRLRADNELRLNQFADQIRILSDRVDDLDNRLASMPSKLRLMSDKAAATPSTPAATATETPAATAIPENAEAAQKLYDTAYQDLVRGQIDLAREGFLEFLRKYPQSTLADNAQYWIGESYYTQKNYARAAAEFAEVPDKYPTSDKLAAAMLKRAYALLGLNRNAEARTLLEHVIKKFPRSAEAELARVKLQE
- a CDS encoding Tol-Pal system beta propeller repeat protein TolB, with translation MIGLLALLPCRVVAQSEVYLRVETNTFARIPVELKECRPLQQASPKDATRVLDVLDNDLWMSSVIASFRSDEAPAGDSPWLEIASRGPAQPFRLEVHPRLTQQNDRVKLEADLIDSNSRRPLAQKSYQGCRDNLRLLVHSLADDIVNLLTGENGIAKSRIAFTAKVGESKEIFVMDFDGTNVRQFTGFGNLNLTPAWSTDARLLALTSYRQDNPDLVLVDGVTGRTVRAFTQTGLQTAPVWSPDGSLIAFASTHEGNSEIYVMNAEGKRLRRLTHHPGVDSSPTWSPTGRELAFTSDRLGTPQIFIMDAEGSNVRRLTYVGDYNDSPAWSPKGDKVAFVSRLNSRFNIATIEVTGENLTQLTAEAGSNEDPAWSPDGYRIVFSSTRSGGSDIYSMEWNGQNVRRLTHKGTCTSPAWSNNSRPDLNSACRD
- a CDS encoding PAS domain S-box protein, yielding MMRRFEFSLHLIAVLLPVAALLRAQTAAVPVWQEAGVPYLQNFSPQEYQATPQNWCLAQDENGVIYAGNYGVLIYDGVSWERIPINDTAVRSLAIAPGRIYLGAQRELGYLAADAIGRLRYVSLRDSIPAEHRDFQDVWRTLVIGDDVYFQTFDSLLRWRNGRMKVWRPKDRFHLAFAVQDTLFVRVPGEGLMKLETDSLRLVGGGEMFANRPLLTMLPLEPGKALLGTLAHGLFVYDGRTITPFPTAAETFLREQQLYHATVLPEGFIALATLRGGVAIIDRQGNLCQVVNKAAGLRDDRVHFVHADRRGGLWLALNNGLAHVEVPSPFSRFAASANLASTVEHLLRHAGSLYAATHRGVLHLLPTDVAATAVSVAPRFAEVPGIATHSWYLLDAGEDLLAATDDGVYQIQPGRATLLNTKWSGATCLWRSQQDSSLVWVGLYEGLAALRRSAGQWHDLGRLQGIDEMIVSITATSEDELWLGTQFEGVLRVDLHEATAALQSGALQAPVTRYGEAHGLPNTRISAARIAGRILFATQKGLRCFEAEAQRFLPDSTFGAAFADTSCWIFRMQEDANAAVWLIAGRGKQALNGRAFPQADGSYRWQEQPFARLHDLGDVFSIYPEADGTVWFGGAEGVARYAPQIAVTAAGDFPALIRRVSTISPQADSIFFHGGRPPDYPPRLDYPLNSLRFDCAAASFEAGAVNQFQFLLEGFDRAWSNWTSDTKKDYTGLREGDYVFRVRARNLYGQESREARFAFTVLPPWYRSWWAYGGYLALLAAGVFVVDRTQRARLIRKEQQKAALREAEITLQKNLELHQKNEQLQHVLQDLQQAQNHLSRSESRFRSVAESANDAIITTDRTGKIMYWNRRAQTIFGYSESEALGQSLAMLMPERYRAQHHRGMQRFFTTGARNIIGRVVEMHAIRKDGREFPIELSVAAWQTDEGQFVTGIIRDITKRRQAEAELERTQALLAEENWRKSEELEKARQMQLAMLPQEIPQLPHMEIDAYMKTATEVGGDYYDFHVGADGTLTVVIGDATGHGLNAGMMVTATKSILTTLRHETDLVTVFKQLNAGLKRVNLPRHYMALQILRCTNSHFEVCSAGMPPVLHYRAATGEIEEISLKAMPLGGSYEFPYQQRTVPLAPGDTILLMSDGFPELFNPAGELFEYERVKATFAGVATLAPPQIIEHFVRTGEQWAGRSQQHDDVTFIALKARG